A section of the Primulina eburnea isolate SZY01 chromosome 1, ASM2296580v1, whole genome shotgun sequence genome encodes:
- the LOC140842371 gene encoding ras-related protein Rab7 — translation MSMRRRTLLKVIVLGDSGVGKTSLMNQYVHKKFSQQYKATIGADFVTKELQIDDRLVTLQIWDTAGQERFQSLGVAFYRGADCCVLVYDVNVMRSFDTLDNWHEEFLKQANPANPRTFPFILLGNKIDIDGGNSRVVSEKKVKEWCASKGNIPYFETSAKEDYNVDPAFSSIAKTALVIENDQDIYFQGITEAVSETEQRGGCAC, via the exons ATGTCCATGCGTAGGCGAACATTGCTCAAGGTCATCGTCCTGGGGGACAGCGG GGTAGGAAAAACCTCGTTGATGAACCA ATACGTGCATAAGAAATTCAGTCAGCAGTACAAAGCGACAATTGGGGCTGATTTTGTCACCAAGGAACTTCAGATAGACGATCGACTCGTTACTCTGCAA ATTTGGGACACTGCTGGCCAGGAGAGATTTCAAAGTCTCGGAGTTGCATTTTACAGAGGGGCTGATTGTTGTGTTCTGGTGTATGATGTGAACGTGATGCGGTCCTTTGATACACTGGACAATTGGCATGAAGAATTTCTCAAGCAG GCTAATCCAGCTAACCCAAGGACATTTCCATTTATACTACTTGGAAACAAGATCGATATAGATGGTGGTAATAGCAGAGTG GTTTCTGAAAAGAAAGTCAAGGAATGGTGTGCATCAAAAGGGAACATACCTTACTTTGAGACATCAGCTAAAGAGGATTACAATGTTGATCCTGCATTCTCAAGTATTGCAAAAACTGCGCTTGTGATTGAGAATGATCAGGACAT ATACTTCCAGGGCATAACAGAGGCTGTTTCTGAAACAGAGCAACGCGGTGGTTGTGCATGCTGA
- the LOC140842363 gene encoding LOW QUALITY PROTEIN: probable ATP synthase 24 kDa subunit, mitochondrial (The sequence of the model RefSeq protein was modified relative to this genomic sequence to represent the inferred CDS: deleted 2 bases in 2 codons) → MAFSTRLLSRSTRQVYSGQSILVRSEYAIPARGIVKGAGSNPPALKGDEMLKGIFLEVKKKFDTAIGILRKEKITIDPDDPAAVADYAKVMKAVREKADLFSESQRIKFTIETRTQGIPDARSYLLALKDIRVKRGLVDELGAEAMMMDALDKVEKELKKPLLRNDKKGMALLTAEFDKINQKLGIRKEELPKYEEQLEQKIAKAQLEELKKDAVEAMETQKKREEFQDEEVPNAKSLDIRNFL, encoded by the exons ATGGCTTTCTCCACTCGCCTCCTCTCCAGATCTACTCGCCAG GTGTATAGTGGACAAAGTATTTTAGTGCGATCGGAATATGCTATTCCAGCTCGTGGCATTGTGAAAGGAGCTGGCTCGAATCCCCCAGCGTTGAAGGGTGATG AAATGTTGAAGGGCATTTTTCTTGAGGTTAAGAAGAAATTCGACACAGCCATAGGGATTCTCCGAAAAGAGAAGATTACAATAGATCCTGATGATCCGGCTGCAGTGGCTGATTATGCTAAGGTTATGAAGGCTGTTCGGGAAAA GGCTGATCTTTTCTCTGAGTCACAGAGGATCAAATTCACCATTGAAACACGGACACAAGGCATCCCTGATGCTCGATCCTATTTGCTGGCATTGAAGGACATAAGAGTCAA GCGTGGTCTC GTTGACGAACTGGGTGCAGAAGCTATGATGATGGATGCACTGGAC AAAGTTGAGAAAGAACTGAAGAAGCCGCTTCTGAGAAACGATAAGAAGGGAATGGCCCTTCTTACAGcagaatttgataagatcaACCAAAA GCTCGGCATCCGTAAAGAAGAGTTGCCCAAATATGAGGAGCAGTTGGAACAGAAAATTGCTAAAGCTCAGCTGGAAGAACTGAAGAAGGATGCTGTTGAGGCCATGGAAACTCAAAAGAAGCG GGAAGAATTCCAGGATGAGGAAGTGCCCAATGCGAAGTCGTTGGACATCCGAAACTTCCTTTAG